Proteins co-encoded in one Candidatus Dormiibacterota bacterium genomic window:
- a CDS encoding BMP family ABC transporter substrate-binding protein, which yields MSAKLGQLTRRELEVAVLVAGGRSDREVAEKLSITRRTAEWHVEQILAKLGLRSRSQIAARVSQAEALGGPLLADDRPRHDPPTKLRAFIGWDPEVSQTHDLLATTRLLAWSPPLETDSYRQERLTSLAEAGYDPIIVRILDVVALGKVARQYPNTQFAIVDDSSLSADNKNVTSLLFADHQGSYLVGAIAAQASKAKTIGFVGGVRVPLIEKFQVGYVAGARMVKPSIRVLSDYLSEPPDFLGFADPAKGKAAAGRMYGNGADVVYHAAGGSGPGVFEAAKAAGALAIGVDSDQYLSAPADTKAAILTSMLKHVDVAVSEYVQALAAKSPLPRVTMFDLARGGVGYSKSNPLVRPYVAMTDDLREQIIAGKIRVPDH from the coding sequence GTCCTGGTGGCTGGCGGCCGGAGCGATCGCGAGGTCGCCGAGAAGCTGTCCATCACGAGGCGGACCGCCGAATGGCATGTTGAGCAGATCCTCGCCAAGCTGGGTCTGAGGTCGCGGAGCCAGATCGCGGCGCGAGTCTCTCAAGCGGAGGCTCTGGGAGGCCCACTACTGGCGGACGACCGGCCGCGGCATGACCCGCCAACAAAGCTCAGAGCCTTCATCGGTTGGGATCCTGAGGTGAGCCAAACCCACGACCTGTTGGCGACGACCCGATTGCTGGCCTGGTCGCCGCCCCTAGAAACCGATTCGTATCGGCAGGAGCGCCTAACCTCACTAGCCGAGGCGGGCTATGACCCGATAATCGTCAGAATCCTCGACGTGGTCGCCCTGGGAAAGGTTGCCAGGCAATACCCGAATACCCAGTTCGCGATCGTGGACGATTCCTCCCTTTCGGCTGACAACAAGAACGTGACGAGCCTCCTCTTCGCAGACCATCAGGGCTCCTACCTCGTCGGGGCCATTGCCGCCCAGGCATCGAAGGCGAAGACCATCGGATTCGTCGGTGGCGTTCGGGTGCCGCTCATCGAGAAATTCCAGGTGGGGTACGTGGCGGGAGCCAGGATGGTGAAACCGAGCATCCGAGTGCTTTCTGACTACCTATCAGAACCGCCCGACTTCTTAGGCTTCGCCGACCCTGCCAAAGGCAAAGCAGCCGCCGGCAGGATGTATGGGAACGGAGCCGACGTCGTCTATCACGCGGCGGGAGGTTCCGGCCCCGGCGTCTTTGAGGCCGCAAAGGCGGCGGGCGCACTCGCGATCGGTGTCGATTCAGACCAGTACCTGAGTGCGCCGGCAGATACGAAGGCAGCGATCCTGACGTCGATGTTGAAGCACGTGGACGTTGCGGTCAGCGAGTACGTCCAGGCCCTCGCGGCGAAGTCGCCGTTGCCGCGCGTCACCATGTTCGATCTTGCCCGGGGCGGCGTCGGCTACTCGAAGAGCAACCCGCTGGTGCGACCATACGTGGCAATGACGGACGACCTCCGTGAGCAGATCATCGCCGGGAAGATCAGGGTGCCCGACCACTAG